One Conger conger chromosome 18, fConCon1.1, whole genome shotgun sequence DNA window includes the following coding sequences:
- the znf488 gene encoding PR domain zinc finger protein 8, which translates to MELGFLPRSLWATDNKLLQHHVTDLFTSVHVTRDLSAGASFGPCVLHNTFYDTIAFIALKSCEKRSKSYVFRVDAEAVKSSPLVLSWLRLVQAASNKEEQNMEAYLRSGQLYFRSTRNIQKDEELLVWYDEELSHLLGFSEIKTRTLTDGFRCTKCDQAFSNEYPFLAHCRFLCAQVKNDARCHELHEHKTMEIKRQRRVTDFHNIARELEHKKTNEEANMSPRKRRHDELDGTKVKKPVLLEKTNIITHTVREGQTVPELAASVMKHNADKFLFKNDLPECKQSAFTEVRRIKERLKQERSPETDDGPGVEQTGQGRVRAGSSLQSDGSAFSFVLPKGTHGEQKSAFCKPSKKTTSDPAVHPAQALSSRPERSKDIADAIASKTVLGYGSLLGSSLLNGELSSRRHAPAPAATVSSFPFASDHWHRPIGVPVQAASSLPLLPPTFTSFGVSVQNWCAKCNLSFRMTSDLVFHMRSHHKKEFAAESQVRRRREEKLTCPICHEYFRERHHLSRHMTSHN; encoded by the exons ATGGAGCTTGGTTTTTTGCCCCGCTCTCTTTGGGCAACGGACAACAAACTTCTCCAGCACCACGTTACGGATCTTTTCACGAGTGTACACGTTACTAGGGACCTGTCTGCCGGAGCATCTTTTGGTCCCTGCGTTCTCCATAACACGTTTTACGACACCATCGCCTTCATCGCCTTGAAATCCTGCGAGAAGAGAAGCAAATCTTATGTTTTCCGG GTAGACGCAGAGGCAGTCAAAAGTTCACCGTTGGTGCTTTCCTGGTTAAGGCTGGTGCAAGCGGCGAGCAACAAGGAGGAACAGAATATGGAGGCGTACCTAAGGAGCGGGCAGTTGTACTTTAGGTCCACGCGTAACATACAAAAAGACGAGGAGCTGCTCGTGTGGTATGACGAAGAACTCTCTCATCTGCTGGGCTTCAGCGAGATAAAGACACGAACGCTCACAGACG GATTCAGATGTACTAAATGCGACCAGGCCTTCAGCAACGAGTATCCCTTTCTGGCGCACTGCCGTTTTCTCTGTGCGCAAGTGAAAAACGACGCGCGCTGCCACGAACTCCACGAGCACAAAACGATGGAAATTAAAAGACAGCGAAGGGTCACCGACTTCCACAACATCGCCCGAGAACTGGAGCACAAAAAGACCAACGAAGAAGCCAACATGTCCCCACGGAAAAGGAGGCACGACGAACTCGATGGTACAAAGGTGAAAAAACCCGTTTTACTGGAGAAAACCAACATCATAACTCACACCGTGCGAGAAGGCCAAACGGTACCCGAACTCGCGGCCTCCGTTATGAAGCACAACGCGGACAAGTTTCTGTTTAAGAATGATCTCCCGGAATGTAAACAAAGCGCGTTTACCGAGGTTAGGAGGATAAAGGAGAGGCTGAAACAAGAGAGGTCCCCGGAGACGGATGATGGACCTGGGGTTGAGCAGACTGGGCAGGGCCGCGTACGAGCGGGCTCCAGTTTGCAGTCGGATGGAAGCGCGTTCTCGTTCGTCCTGCCCAAGGGCACCCACGGCGAGCAAAAAAGCGCGTTCTGTAAACCAAGCAAAAAGACCACAAGCGACCCGGCCGTGCATCCAGCCCAAGCGTTAAGCAGTCGCCCGGAGCGCTCGAAGGATATAGCGGATGCGATTGCGTCGAAGACTGTTTTGGGATACGGCAGCTTGTTGGGATCCAGTCTGTTGAACGGCGAGCTGTCGAGTAGACGGCACGCGCCGGCGCCGGCTGCCACGGTGAGCTCTTTCCCGTTCGCCTCAGACCATTGGCACAGGCCTATTGGAGTACCGGTCCAGGCCGCCTCGTCGCTCCCCCTGCTTCCTCCCACGTTCACGTCCTTCGGGGTGTCGGTGCAGAACTGGTGCGCCAAGTGCAACCTGTCCTTCCGCATGACGTCGGACCTGGTGTTCCACATGCGCTCGCACCACAAGAAGGAATTCGCCGCCGAGTCGCAGGTGAGGAGGAGGCGAGAGGAGAAGCTCACCTGTCCGATATGTCACGAGTACTTCCGAGAGCGCCATCACCTGTCGCGACACATGACCTCTCACAATTAA
- the LOC133118011 gene encoding retinol-binding protein 3-like → MAGPPLSLGALIFLSSVFSASSSFQPALVLDMAQILLHNYCFPENLVGMQDAIQQAINSGEILRISDPKTLATLLTTGVQGALNDPRLTISYEPNAVNARPPTRSRLSPERLMKMVRNSVKFELLENDTGYLRMDRIMGKEAAEKISLFLLENVWNRVFPTSALILDLRYAASVDTSGILYVASYFFDASQTVHIDSVYNRPTNTTQELWTLLALPGKRYEKPKDLIILISKRTSGAAEGIAYTLKHLHRAIVVGERSAGGSMIIEKLRIGDSKFYITVPVARSINPATGQSWEVTGVSPCVVINAKDAVDKAKSILRVRRAISTAVQSISNTIKRFYAFTDRVPVLLHHLASTDFFSTISEEDLVSKLNYELQAVTEDPRLSVKTATDDSAALEDSMELIRKADAPGSRDGSVDRIIKVNILPGNTGYIRFDGFAEVYRLMESRPRIFRKLLDSIGGTESLIVDLRSNTGGPSEAVPLLLSYFHDPSPPTHFYTIYSRVGNTTTEFHTRPSALGTPYGSKRGIYILTSHYTATSAEEFSYLMQSLHRATVIGEITSGTLLHSRSFPVEGTDIVITIPTLNLIDNNGECWLGGGVVPDAIVLAEEALDRALEIITFHPEVHSLVDGTGELVEGHYAVTEVATEIRKVLKSKWAEGLYRSVVDYESLASELTTNLHEISGDHRLHVFYSDTEPDEFEEGPTIPTADELGYIINDLFKTEILPGNVGYLRHDMMADVDTVRALGPQLVKLVWNKLVDTDTLIIDMRYNTAGYSTSIPLLCSYFFEADPVQHLYTLFDRSKATMTEVSTLPQTLGRRYGLHKDIYILTSHMTGSAAEVFTRAMKDLGRATVVGEPTIGGCLSIGTYQIRDSPLYVSVPTQTVLSAVTGKVWSVSGVEPHVTASANDALMTVEKIIRLRSKMSSIVQAAGCLVADNYAFTEVGAEVAEKLGERAKKGQYRMVNSEAELGTILSAALTELSGDKNLKIDVPETSKVILGPIHQQVQSPEALAELIKDSFQTDVLENNIGYLRFDTFWDFEVTAKIAQLLAEHVWIKIVNTDALILDLRHNVGGSLKSIPGLSAFFLGVNEKILLDKLYNRSSDSTVEMWTPSGLTAETYGPEKRVVVLTSGVTAGAAEEFVHVLKRLGRATVVGRTTGGGAPATGTFRVAETDLRLSVPTVRSAGPRGPAWEGAGVTPHVDVTPADAALGRAVEILTKHLTGVK, encoded by the exons ATGGCGGGTCCTCCCCTCTCGTTAGGGGCTCTGATATTCCTCAGCAGCGTTTTCTCTGCCAGTTCCTCCTTTCagccagccctggtcctggacatGGCTCAGATACTCCTGCATAACTACTGCTTCCCGGAGAACCTTGTTGGCATGCAGGATGCGATACAGCAAGCCATCAACAGCGGCGAGATCCTCCGAATATCAGACCCAAAAACCCTGGCTACTCTGCTGACCACCGGGGTGCAGGGTGCACTCAACGACCCTCGGCTGACCATCTCCTACGAGCCCAACGCCGTGAACGCAAGGCCACCGACCCGGTCCCGTCTTTCTCCCGAGCGGCTGATGAAGATGGTCAGGAATTCCGTCAAGTTTGAGTTACTGGAGAACGACACCGGATACCTGAGGATGGACCGGATAATGGGGAAGGAGGCGGCAGAAAAAATCAGCTTGTTCCTCCTGGAGAACGTGTGGAACAGGGTCTTTCCGACGTCGGCCCTGATTCTGGACCTGCGCTACGCCGCCTCCGTGGACACGTCCGGTATCCTGTACGTTGCGTCTTACTTCTTTGACGCCTCGCAGACCGTCCACATCGACTCTGTGTACAATCGACCGACCAACACGACCCAGGAGCTGTGGACTCTACTCGCACTGCCTGGGAAAAGGTACGAAAAGCCTAAAGACCTGATCATTTTAATAAGCAAACGCACCTCTGGTGCCGCTGAGGGAATTGCGTACACCCTCAAGCACTTGCACCGAGCTATTGTGGTTGGGGAGAGGTCTGCCGGGGGTTCCATGATCATAGAGAAACTGAGGATAGGGGACTCAAAGTTTTACATCACCGTTCCGGTTGCTAGATCCATTAATCCTGCCACAGGACAGAGCTGGGAGGTGACTGGGGTGTCACCCTGCGTGGTCATCAATGCTAAAGATGCCGTTGACAAAGCCAAATCCATCCTCAGGGTTAGAAGAGCCATCTCTACAGCAGTTCAGAGCATCTCCAACACTATTAAACGCTTCTACGCGTTCACAGATCGAGTCCCGGTTCTTCTTCACCACCTGGCCTCGACCGATTTCTTTTCCACAATCTCAGAAGAGGACCTGGTGTCCAAACTGAATTACGAGCTGCAGGCGGTGACAGAAGACCCCCGATTGAGTGTGAAAACAGCGACAGACGACTCTGCCGCTCTCGAAGACTCCATGGAGCTGATCAGGAAGGCGGATGCTCCAGGGTCCCGGGACGGCTCCGTGGACCGGATTATCAAAGTGAACATTCTGCCGGGAAACACAGGTTATATCCGGTTTGACGGGTTTGCCGAAGTATACCGGTTGATGGAATCACGGCCCAGGATTTTCAGAAAGCTGCTGGATTCTATTGGAGGTACGGAAAGCCTTATCGTTGACCTCCGCTCCAACACGGGGGGGCCTTCGGAAGCAGTGCCCCTTCTGCTTTCCTATTTTCATGACCCGTCTCCTCCAACTCACTTCTACACCATCTACAGTCGGGTGGGAAACACCACGACCGAATTTCACACACGGCCCAGTGCCTTGGGCACCCCCTACGGGTCAAAGAGGGGGATCTACATCCTGACGAGCCACTACACCGCCACTTCCGCAGAGGAATTCTCCTACCTCATGCAGTCGCTTCAccgagccacagtcattggggAGATCACTTCCGGCACCCTTCTGCACTCCAGATCATTTCCTGTAGAGGGCACGGACATAGTCATCACCATCCCAACCCTAAACCTCATAGACAATAACGGGGAATGCTGGCTTGGAGGGGGCGTTGTCCCAGATGCCATTGTGTTGGCGGAAGAAGCGTTGGACAGGGCACTTGAAATCATTACATTCCACCCTGAAGTCCACTCCCTGGTGGACGGCACCGGGGAGCTGGTGGAGGGCCATTACGCGGTCACAGAAGTTGCCACAGAGATCAGAAAGGTCCTCAAGTCGAAGTGGGCGGAAGGCCTGTATCGGTCAGTGGTGGACTACGAGTCCCTCGCGTCCGAGCTGACCACAAACCTCCACGAGATATCGGGAGACCACCGCCTGCACGTCTTCTACAGCGACACGGAGCCGGACGAGTTCGAAGAGGGGCCGACAATTCCCACGGCGGACGAGCTTGGGTACATCATCAACGACCTCTTCAAGACGGAGATCCTCCCGGGCAACGTGGGCTACCTGAGGCACGACATGATGGCCGACGTGGACACCGTGAGAGCTCTCGGCCCCCAGCTGGTCAAGCTCGTCTGGAACAAGTTGGTCGACACGGACACCCTGATCATCGACATGCGGTACAACACGGCGGGTTACTCCACCTCCATTCCGCTCCTGTGCTCTTATTTCTTCGAAGCGGACCCGGTGCAGCACCTCTACACTCTGTTCGACCGCTCCAAGGCGACCATGACCGAGGTCTCGACGCTCCCACAGACGCTGGGGCGGCGGTACGGCTTGCACAAGGACATTTACATTCTCACCAGTCACATGACCGGTTCGGCTGCAGAGGTCTTCACGAGAGCGATGAAGGACCTGGGCCGGGCCACGGTGGTCGGGGAGCCGACCATTGGGGGCTGCCTATCGATCGGGACGTATCAGATCAGGGACAGCCCGTTGTACGTCTCGGTCCCCACACAGACGGTCCTGAGCGCGGTGACCGGAAAAGTCTGGAGTGTTTCCGGAGTCGAGCCGCACGTCACTGCCTCAGCTAACGACGCACTGATGACCGTGGAAAAAATAATCCGCCTTCGATCCAAAATGTCCTCCATCGTCCAAGCGGCAGGCTGCCTGGTGGCCGATAACTATGCTTTCACAGAGGTCGGAGCGGAAGTGGCAGAGAAACTTGGTGAGCGAGCTAAGAAGGGCCAGTATAGGATGGTCAACTCTGAGGCAGAACTCGGGACAATCCTCTCTGCTGCCTTGACAGAGCTATCAGGGGATAAGAATTTAAAGATTGATGTTCCAGAGACTTCCAAAGTCATTTTAGGACCAATCCATCAGCAG GTTCAGTCCCCAGAGGCTCTGGCTGAGCTCATTAAGGACTCCTTCCAGACAGACGTGCTGGAGAACAACATTGGCTACCTTCGATTCGACACATTCTGGGATTTTGAAGTCACTGCCAAAATAGCACAGCTGCTGGCAGAACACGTCTGGATCAAAATTGTGAATACGGACGCTCTTATTCTCGACCTCAG GCACAATGTGGGTGGATCCCTCAAATCTATTCCGGGTTTGAGTGCTTTCTTCCTCGGTGTAAACGAGAAGATTCTGCTGGACAAACTGTATAACAGATCGTCTGACAGTACGGTTGAGATGTGGACTCCATCAGGCCTAACAG CGGAGACGTACGGCCCGGAGAAGCGCGTGGTCGTTCTGACCAGCGGCGTGACCGCGGGGGCGGCGGAGGAGTTCGTGCACGTCCTGAAGAGGCTCGGCCGGGCCACGGTGGTGGGCCGCACCACGGGGGGCGGCGCGCCGGCCACCGGCACCTTCCGCGTGGCCGAAACGGACCTGCGCCTGAGCGTGCCCACGGTGCGGTCGGCGGGCCCGCGGGGCCCCGCGTGGGAGGGGGCCGGCGTCACGCCCCACGTCGACGTCACGCCCGCAGACGCCGCCCTGGGCAGAGCCGTGGAGATCCTGACGAAGCACCTCACGGGCGTGAAGTGA
- the gdf10a gene encoding growth/differentiation factor 10 isoform X1, whose protein sequence is MAVAFALLTQLFLCLINMEFRTAASEQALKGALDGDESTANQAADTSARDMVSVHMFKLYDKYNRELNRPRDGNTVRSFKANPEIVERKILYHFNLTSVQESEVILAATFHFLDKRPRPRSGLCKRLKSASCRLQHLHQLPSLRLLFRGASPNMGFGPLLGNVTVFPQRRGDWQAKDVTQVMKGARSADRLLVTAEFDLGGKYQRYQERPSPANLPYVLVHANDLSISEPNSVAATLQRYDPSPAKTGEAAPSTNSSPDPRVKRDAGRVRDPVGNNELPEVEYNAFKDGLWESTYLALKPKALKKERRRKAQEKGDGFGRSQVLSFDEKTMKKARRRQWSEPLVCSRRYLKVDFADIGWSEWVLSPKSFDAYYCAGTCDFPMAKVVRPSNHATIQSIVRAVGIVPGIPEPCCVPEKTNPLCVLFRDESRNLALKIYPGMSVETCACR, encoded by the exons ATGGCAGTGGCATTCGCATTATTGACGCAGCTATTCTTGTGCTTGATTAATATGGAGTTCCGGACAGCGGCATCAGAGCAAGCGCTAAAAGGCGCTCTGGACGGCGACGAGTCAACAGCTAATCAAGCCGCTGACACCTCGGCTCGGGACATGGTTTCAGTGCACATGTTCAAACTTTATGACAAATACAACCGGGAACTCAACCGCCCGAGAGATGGAAATACTGTCAGAAGTTTCAAGGCAAACCCAG AAATAGTGGAGCGGAAGATCTTGTACCATTTTAACCTGACGTCCGTACAGGAGTCGGAGGTGATTCTCGCCGCCACCTTCCACTTCCTGGACAAGCGTCCGAGGCCGAGGTCTGGCCTCTGCAAGCGCCTGAAGAGTGCCTCCTGCCGCCTGCAGCACCTCCACCAGCTCCCCTCCCTGCGCCTCCTCTTCAGAGGGGCGTCCCCCAACATGGGGTTCGGGCCCCTGCTGGGGAACGTCACCGTGTTTCCCCAGCGGAGGGGCGACTGGCAGGCGAAGGACGTGACGCAGGTCATGAAAGGGGCGAGGAGCGCCGACCGGCTCTTGGTCACGGCCGAGTTCGATCTCGGCGGGAAGTACCAGCGGTACCAGGAGCGCCCGTCCCCGGCGAACCTGCCGTACGTGCTGGTGCACGCCAACGACCTGTCGATATCGGAGCCCAACAGCGTGGCGGCCACCCTGCAGCGCTACGACCCGTCTCCGGCGAAGACGGGGGAGGCCGCGCCCTCGACGAACTCGTCCCCGGACCCCCGGGTCAAACGGGACGCGGGTCGCGTCCGGGACCCCGTCGGGAACAACGAGCTCCCGGAGGTGGAGTACAACGCTTTCAAGGACGGGCTGTGGGAAAGCACTTACCTGGCGCTGAAGCCGAAGGCTTTGAAGAAGGAGCGGCGGAGGAAGGCCCAGGAGAAGGGTGACGGATTCGGCCGGTCCCAGGTCCTCAGCTTTGACGAGAAAACCATGAAGAAGGCGCGGCGGAGGCAGTGGAGCGAGCCCCTCGTCTGCTCCCGGCGGTACCTCAAGGTGGACTTCGCCGACATCGGCTGGAGCGAGTGGGTCCTCTCCCCCAAATCGTTTGACGCTTATTACTGCGCCGGGACCTGCGACTTCCCCATGGCCAAG GTCGTCCGGCCGTCCAATCACGCCACGATCCAGAGCATCGTGAGGGCGGTGGGCATCGTCCCGGGGATCCCGGAGCCCTGCTGCGTCCCCGAAAAGACGAACCCCCTGTGCGTCCTCTTCCGGGACGAGAGCAGAAACCTGGCGCTGAAGATCTACCCCGGCATGTCTGTTGAGACGTGCGCCTGCAGATAA
- the gdf10a gene encoding growth/differentiation factor 10 isoform X2 encodes MRYQLREIVERKILYHFNLTSVQESEVILAATFHFLDKRPRPRSGLCKRLKSASCRLQHLHQLPSLRLLFRGASPNMGFGPLLGNVTVFPQRRGDWQAKDVTQVMKGARSADRLLVTAEFDLGGKYQRYQERPSPANLPYVLVHANDLSISEPNSVAATLQRYDPSPAKTGEAAPSTNSSPDPRVKRDAGRVRDPVGNNELPEVEYNAFKDGLWESTYLALKPKALKKERRRKAQEKGDGFGRSQVLSFDEKTMKKARRRQWSEPLVCSRRYLKVDFADIGWSEWVLSPKSFDAYYCAGTCDFPMAKVVRPSNHATIQSIVRAVGIVPGIPEPCCVPEKTNPLCVLFRDESRNLALKIYPGMSVETCACR; translated from the exons ATGAGATACCAGCTCCGAG AAATAGTGGAGCGGAAGATCTTGTACCATTTTAACCTGACGTCCGTACAGGAGTCGGAGGTGATTCTCGCCGCCACCTTCCACTTCCTGGACAAGCGTCCGAGGCCGAGGTCTGGCCTCTGCAAGCGCCTGAAGAGTGCCTCCTGCCGCCTGCAGCACCTCCACCAGCTCCCCTCCCTGCGCCTCCTCTTCAGAGGGGCGTCCCCCAACATGGGGTTCGGGCCCCTGCTGGGGAACGTCACCGTGTTTCCCCAGCGGAGGGGCGACTGGCAGGCGAAGGACGTGACGCAGGTCATGAAAGGGGCGAGGAGCGCCGACCGGCTCTTGGTCACGGCCGAGTTCGATCTCGGCGGGAAGTACCAGCGGTACCAGGAGCGCCCGTCCCCGGCGAACCTGCCGTACGTGCTGGTGCACGCCAACGACCTGTCGATATCGGAGCCCAACAGCGTGGCGGCCACCCTGCAGCGCTACGACCCGTCTCCGGCGAAGACGGGGGAGGCCGCGCCCTCGACGAACTCGTCCCCGGACCCCCGGGTCAAACGGGACGCGGGTCGCGTCCGGGACCCCGTCGGGAACAACGAGCTCCCGGAGGTGGAGTACAACGCTTTCAAGGACGGGCTGTGGGAAAGCACTTACCTGGCGCTGAAGCCGAAGGCTTTGAAGAAGGAGCGGCGGAGGAAGGCCCAGGAGAAGGGTGACGGATTCGGCCGGTCCCAGGTCCTCAGCTTTGACGAGAAAACCATGAAGAAGGCGCGGCGGAGGCAGTGGAGCGAGCCCCTCGTCTGCTCCCGGCGGTACCTCAAGGTGGACTTCGCCGACATCGGCTGGAGCGAGTGGGTCCTCTCCCCCAAATCGTTTGACGCTTATTACTGCGCCGGGACCTGCGACTTCCCCATGGCCAAG GTCGTCCGGCCGTCCAATCACGCCACGATCCAGAGCATCGTGAGGGCGGTGGGCATCGTCCCGGGGATCCCGGAGCCCTGCTGCGTCCCCGAAAAGACGAACCCCCTGTGCGTCCTCTTCCGGGACGAGAGCAGAAACCTGGCGCTGAAGATCTACCCCGGCATGTCTGTTGAGACGTGCGCCTGCAGATAA